The Sesamum indicum cultivar Zhongzhi No. 13 linkage group LG2, S_indicum_v1.0, whole genome shotgun sequence genome contains a region encoding:
- the LOC105155513 gene encoding probable inactive shikimate kinase like 2, chloroplastic isoform X1 — protein sequence MATTLSFMLPNPTTTNPQLSFPKTSFLSRSNTPRLLFFATHFPSSLPLASTRVKKTRKHILLCSSIPIVSTNTTHYEFHDDSSEVELRLELEDENISPGQISVDARESSLVIRVQHSGYQKTLLDSNTLYGMIKPSETIWYIDEAQLVVNLKKQDPELKWPDIMESWESLTTGVMQLLKGTSVFLVGESTEINHKIARELAVGLGYTPLSTKELLEACTKQTIDSWITEEGPDAVAEAEGAILESLSSQARAVVATLGGEHGAARRPNKWQHLFAGFTVWLSQSEAADEESAKEEAKKNIRDGLQGYTNSEVVVKLQGWDATYSKTVAQASLSALKRLVLSDKNLTGRKSLYIRLGCRGDWPDIKPPGWDPSTGAAPPS from the exons ATGGCCACAACTCTGAGCTTCATGCTTCCAAACCCCACCACAACCAACCCTCAACTTTCATTTCCCAAGACTTCTTTCCTCTCTCGCTCTAATACACCAAGACTCTTGTTCTTCGCAACTCATTTTCCTTCATCTCTTCCCTTGGCTTCTACAAGAGTCAAGAAGACTCGAAAGCACATACTACTTTGTAGCAGCATTCCTATTGTCTCCACAAATACAACCCATTATGAG TTTCATGATGATTCATCTGAGGTAGAGTTGAGATTGGAACTTGAGGATGAAAACATAAGTCCTGGGCAGATCTCTGTAGATGCAAGGGAGAGCTCTTTGGTAATTAGAGTTCAGCATTCTGGATATCAAAAGACTCTCTTGGATAGCAATACTCTCTATGGAATGATAAAGCCTTCTGAAACAATATG GTATATAGATGAGGCTCAGCTGGTTGTTAACTTGAAGAAGCAAGATCCAGAACTAAAATGGCCTGACATCATGGAATCCTGGGAGTCCTTAACAACAGGGGTCATGCAGCTATTAAAAGGAACATCAGTCTTTTTAGTTGGGGAATCAACAGAAATAAACCACAAGATTGCTCGAGAATTAGCGGTTGGTCTTGG TTATACTCCACTCAGCACAAAGGAGCTTCTGGAAGCATGCACCAAGCAAACAATTGATTCAT GGATAACTGAAGAGGGCCCGGATGCTGTGGCAGAAGCAGAAGGTGCTATACTAGAAAGTCTTAGTAG TCAAGCCAGAGCAGTTGTTGCAACTTTAGGAGGGGAACATGGTGCCGCCAGGAGGCCCAACAAATGGCAACATCTTTTTGCGGGATTTACAGTTTGGTTATCACAATCTGAAGCTGCAG ATGAAGAATCAGCAAAAGAAGAGGCCAAGAAGAACATCCGAGACGGTCTTCAAGGCTACACTAACTCGGAAGTAGTAGTGAAGCTTCAAGGTTGGGATGCCACTTACTCCAAAACTGTGGCTCAGGCATCATTAAGTGCTCTTAAACGCCTGGTTTTGTCTGATAAAAATCTCACAG GTAGGAAAAGTCTGTATATAAGACTGGGATGCCGAGGGGATTGGCCGGATATCAAACCTCCTGGCTGGGATCCGTCGACTGGAGCTGCTCCTCCATCATAA
- the LOC105155513 gene encoding probable inactive shikimate kinase like 2, chloroplastic isoform X2: protein MFHDDSSEVELRLELEDENISPGQISVDARESSLVIRVQHSGYQKTLLDSNTLYGMIKPSETIWYIDEAQLVVNLKKQDPELKWPDIMESWESLTTGVMQLLKGTSVFLVGESTEINHKIARELAVGLGYTPLSTKELLEACTKQTIDSWITEEGPDAVAEAEGAILESLSSQARAVVATLGGEHGAARRPNKWQHLFAGFTVWLSQSEAADEESAKEEAKKNIRDGLQGYTNSEVVVKLQGWDATYSKTVAQASLSALKRLVLSDKNLTGRKSLYIRLGCRGDWPDIKPPGWDPSTGAAPPS from the exons ATG TTTCATGATGATTCATCTGAGGTAGAGTTGAGATTGGAACTTGAGGATGAAAACATAAGTCCTGGGCAGATCTCTGTAGATGCAAGGGAGAGCTCTTTGGTAATTAGAGTTCAGCATTCTGGATATCAAAAGACTCTCTTGGATAGCAATACTCTCTATGGAATGATAAAGCCTTCTGAAACAATATG GTATATAGATGAGGCTCAGCTGGTTGTTAACTTGAAGAAGCAAGATCCAGAACTAAAATGGCCTGACATCATGGAATCCTGGGAGTCCTTAACAACAGGGGTCATGCAGCTATTAAAAGGAACATCAGTCTTTTTAGTTGGGGAATCAACAGAAATAAACCACAAGATTGCTCGAGAATTAGCGGTTGGTCTTGG TTATACTCCACTCAGCACAAAGGAGCTTCTGGAAGCATGCACCAAGCAAACAATTGATTCAT GGATAACTGAAGAGGGCCCGGATGCTGTGGCAGAAGCAGAAGGTGCTATACTAGAAAGTCTTAGTAG TCAAGCCAGAGCAGTTGTTGCAACTTTAGGAGGGGAACATGGTGCCGCCAGGAGGCCCAACAAATGGCAACATCTTTTTGCGGGATTTACAGTTTGGTTATCACAATCTGAAGCTGCAG ATGAAGAATCAGCAAAAGAAGAGGCCAAGAAGAACATCCGAGACGGTCTTCAAGGCTACACTAACTCGGAAGTAGTAGTGAAGCTTCAAGGTTGGGATGCCACTTACTCCAAAACTGTGGCTCAGGCATCATTAAGTGCTCTTAAACGCCTGGTTTTGTCTGATAAAAATCTCACAG GTAGGAAAAGTCTGTATATAAGACTGGGATGCCGAGGGGATTGGCCGGATATCAAACCTCCTGGCTGGGATCCGTCGACTGGAGCTGCTCCTCCATCATAA